The Pseudoalteromonas translucida KMM 520 genome has a window encoding:
- the fre gene encoding NAD(P)H-flavin reductase, whose translation MQTLKAEVVAISPLTEFVHKVILKPQQPVSFEAGQYMHLVLSENDKRAFSIASRPSQCDQIELHIGASGTDTYAMQSLEHLRNALNEKQLIAIEAGLGISQLRLQCERPIILLAGGTGFSYAKSMADHLAEISCDRPVLLYWGVKEESALYAHREMQVWADSHKNFQFIPVVENPSADWQGHTGYVHKAVMQDIVSLAPYDIYMAGRFDMIGIVRDDFIAHGAIRENMYADAFAFIK comes from the coding sequence ATGCAAACATTAAAAGCTGAAGTTGTTGCTATCAGCCCACTTACAGAATTTGTTCATAAAGTAATTTTAAAACCACAACAACCGGTTTCGTTTGAAGCAGGCCAATACATGCACCTTGTATTGAGCGAAAATGACAAGCGTGCATTTTCGATTGCCAGTCGCCCTTCACAATGTGATCAAATAGAGTTACATATTGGCGCTTCGGGAACCGATACGTATGCAATGCAGTCGCTTGAACATTTACGCAATGCACTTAACGAAAAGCAGCTAATAGCAATAGAAGCAGGCTTAGGTATATCGCAACTTCGTTTACAGTGTGAACGCCCAATTATTTTACTTGCTGGCGGTACTGGATTTTCATATGCAAAATCAATGGCTGATCACCTAGCTGAAATTAGCTGCGATCGCCCGGTATTATTATACTGGGGCGTAAAAGAAGAATCGGCACTTTATGCACACCGCGAAATGCAAGTATGGGCCGATAGCCACAAAAACTTTCAATTTATTCCGGTAGTAGAAAACCCATCGGCTGATTGGCAAGGGCATACAGGTTATGTACACAAAGCCGTAATGCAAGATATAGTATCGCTAGCGCCTTACGATATTTACATGGCTGGACGTTTTGACATGATTGGCATAGTTCGTGATGATTTTATTGCTCATGGTGCTATTCGCGAAAACATGTACGCAGATGCGTTTGCATTTATTAAATAA
- the ubiD gene encoding 4-hydroxy-3-polyprenylbenzoate decarboxylase has product MKYKDLRDFIDLLEKRGELKRITQEIDPYLEMTEIADRTLRAKGPALLFENPKGYDIPVLANLFGTPKRVAMGMGQEDVSELREVGKLLAFLKEPEPPKGIKEALGQIPVYKQVLNMPAKEVKKAPCQEVILQGDEVDLTKLPIQHCWPGDAAPLITWGLTVTKGPYKKRQNLGIYRQQLLGKNKIIMRWLSHRGGALDFQEWCKENPGQPYPVSVALGADPATILGAVTPVPDTLSEYAFAGLLRGSKTEVVKSISNDLQVPASAEIVLEGYIMPGEMAPEGPYGDHTGYYNEVDDFPVMTVTHMTHRKNPIYHSTFTGRPPDEPAILGVALNEVFVPILQKQFPEIVDFYLPPEGCSYRMAIVTMKKQYPGHAKRVMMGVWSYLRQFMYTKFVIVCDDDINARDWEDVIWAITTRMDPARDTTLIENTPIDYLDFASPISGLGSKMGMDATNKWPGETNREWGEPIEMDKATKDRVDDIWQSLNIL; this is encoded by the coding sequence ATGAAATACAAAGATCTTCGTGATTTTATCGATTTACTTGAAAAAAGAGGTGAGCTTAAACGCATCACTCAAGAAATCGACCCGTATCTTGAAATGACCGAAATAGCCGACCGTACATTACGTGCCAAAGGCCCTGCGTTATTATTTGAAAACCCTAAAGGTTACGATATTCCGGTATTGGCTAACTTATTTGGCACACCCAAGCGTGTTGCCATGGGCATGGGCCAAGAAGATGTAAGCGAATTACGTGAAGTTGGCAAGCTCTTGGCTTTTTTAAAAGAACCAGAGCCACCAAAAGGCATTAAAGAAGCGTTAGGGCAAATACCTGTTTATAAACAAGTGCTTAATATGCCAGCTAAAGAAGTAAAAAAAGCCCCCTGCCAAGAAGTTATTTTACAAGGTGATGAGGTCGATTTAACTAAACTGCCTATTCAACATTGCTGGCCAGGCGATGCCGCACCGTTAATTACTTGGGGCCTTACCGTTACTAAAGGGCCTTATAAAAAGCGCCAAAATTTAGGCATATACCGCCAGCAACTGTTAGGCAAAAATAAAATTATTATGCGCTGGTTATCACACCGTGGCGGTGCGCTTGATTTTCAAGAATGGTGTAAAGAAAACCCAGGCCAACCGTACCCGGTATCTGTGGCATTGGGCGCCGATCCGGCAACTATATTAGGTGCAGTAACCCCCGTACCCGACACATTAAGCGAATACGCTTTTGCAGGCTTACTGCGCGGTAGTAAAACTGAAGTAGTTAAATCAATATCAAACGATTTACAAGTACCCGCAAGCGCCGAAATAGTACTTGAAGGCTACATAATGCCAGGTGAAATGGCACCTGAAGGTCCGTATGGCGATCACACCGGATATTATAACGAAGTTGACGACTTTCCGGTGATGACAGTAACCCATATGACCCACCGTAAAAACCCTATTTACCACAGTACCTTTACTGGCCGCCCGCCTGATGAGCCTGCTATTTTAGGGGTGGCATTAAACGAAGTATTTGTACCTATTTTACAAAAACAATTCCCTGAAATTGTTGATTTTTACTTACCGCCAGAAGGCTGCTCGTACCGCATGGCTATTGTTACCATGAAAAAACAATATCCCGGCCATGCAAAACGCGTAATGATGGGAGTGTGGTCTTACTTACGTCAATTTATGTATACCAAGTTTGTTATTGTGTGCGATGACGATATTAACGCCCGAGATTGGGAAGATGTTATTTGGGCAATTACTACGCGTATGGACCCCGCTCGCGATACCACTTTAATAGAAAATACACCAATTGATTATTTAGATTTTGCGTCACCAATTTCTGGCCTTGGCTCTAAAATGGGTATGGATGCAACGAATAAATGGCCTGGCGAAACAAACCGTGAATGGGGCGAGCCGATTGAGATGGATAAAGCCACCAAAGATCGCGTAGACGACATTTGGCAGAGCCTTAACATTCTCTAA
- a CDS encoding TonB-dependent siderophore receptor → MKLSPLFIALLASTTASVYANATDIEHIEVKGSYFNDYKVDNANGAMRTSASLLDTAQSVTVITDTIVNEQLATTLGEVLTNDASLTPGSKQRNREVFNLRGFELSSSTGYLRDGHQHWSHYQQPIEILQQVEVIKGPSSILYGQSGPGGLVNMVTKKPTSQTLFKASADVDQHGSTRFMLDAGGALTESEDLRARGILVKQDVDYWREYQNGENRERDRFLGALIVDYDISDNALVRVHYDRTDDEAGLDTGAWIDSNANVIGDDKTIRDMSWAFTDITVENLGVDLEVFLTENWQVKLGYNEQTFERQRFESSPRKPSNFIEGDSYTSKPYDRFDDWQFKTAFIDFIGEFETFGIQHQFLIGANSLDYYYGQLKTNADSFDFSAGQSEPSRPTISYKTDDTISSSAYDYYGIYIQDLISLSPEWQLSLGGRYDKQSKENSNNESFVPKVGVLYHPNASATIYGSYSEGFEPQNETLVNTNDVNNGMKLDAITSEQKEIGIKWQLFDDRLMLSGALFDISKTGTLVSEDLVNPIDNITSITTQAGEQRHKGFELAAQGAATDRLFVMASTMYLDANYERDATLQGKRPTDAPKWSASLWTRYELNDVIALNAGAFYEGERFADNANTVTKDAYTRVDVGATYKINLNNTDVNLRLNIENLFDTNYLAGGGLNNVTIGEGASVRLAAQFSF, encoded by the coding sequence ATGAAACTAAGCCCACTTTTTATCGCACTGCTAGCAAGTACTACTGCGAGTGTTTATGCAAACGCAACAGATATAGAACATATAGAAGTAAAAGGAAGTTATTTTAATGACTATAAAGTAGACAATGCTAATGGCGCAATGAGAACGTCTGCTTCATTACTTGATACCGCACAGTCGGTTACCGTTATTACCGACACTATAGTAAATGAACAACTCGCAACTACGTTAGGTGAAGTACTTACTAATGACGCCAGCTTAACGCCAGGTTCAAAGCAACGTAACCGTGAAGTATTTAATTTACGCGGGTTTGAACTGAGTTCATCTACAGGTTACTTACGTGACGGCCATCAGCACTGGTCGCACTACCAACAACCTATCGAAATATTACAACAGGTTGAAGTTATTAAAGGTCCATCTAGTATTTTATATGGCCAATCGGGTCCTGGTGGCTTGGTTAATATGGTAACTAAAAAACCCACGTCGCAAACACTATTTAAAGCCAGTGCCGATGTTGATCAACATGGCTCAACCCGCTTTATGCTGGATGCGGGCGGTGCACTTACTGAATCGGAAGATTTACGTGCTCGTGGTATTTTAGTAAAGCAAGATGTTGATTATTGGCGTGAATACCAAAATGGTGAAAACCGTGAACGCGATCGTTTTTTAGGTGCATTAATTGTTGATTACGATATTAGCGATAACGCCTTAGTACGCGTACATTACGACCGCACAGATGACGAAGCCGGTTTAGATACGGGTGCCTGGATTGATAGTAATGCCAATGTAATTGGCGACGATAAAACAATTCGCGATATGTCTTGGGCGTTTACCGATATAACGGTAGAAAACCTAGGTGTTGACCTAGAAGTATTTTTAACCGAAAACTGGCAAGTAAAGCTTGGTTACAACGAGCAAACATTTGAGCGTCAACGCTTTGAGTCATCGCCACGTAAACCAAGTAACTTTATCGAGGGTGATAGCTACACCTCAAAACCTTACGATCGTTTTGATGATTGGCAGTTTAAAACCGCCTTTATTGACTTTATTGGTGAATTTGAAACCTTTGGTATTCAGCATCAATTTTTAATTGGCGCAAATTCGCTTGATTATTATTACGGCCAATTAAAAACTAATGCCGACTCATTTGACTTTAGCGCCGGGCAAAGCGAACCATCTCGCCCAACTATAAGCTATAAAACCGATGACACTATTAGCTCATCTGCTTATGATTATTACGGTATTTACATACAAGATCTCATTTCGTTATCACCAGAATGGCAGCTATCTTTAGGTGGTCGTTACGATAAGCAAAGTAAAGAAAATAGTAATAATGAATCGTTTGTTCCTAAAGTGGGTGTGCTATATCACCCTAATGCCTCAGCCACTATTTACGGCAGTTACTCTGAGGGCTTTGAGCCGCAAAACGAAACGTTAGTAAATACAAACGATGTTAATAATGGTATGAAGCTCGATGCGATTACCTCTGAGCAAAAAGAAATTGGTATTAAATGGCAGCTGTTTGACGATCGCTTAATGCTCAGTGGCGCATTATTTGATATTAGCAAAACTGGCACTTTAGTGAGCGAAGATCTTGTTAACCCTATTGATAATATAACAAGCATCACCACTCAAGCTGGCGAACAGCGCCATAAAGGCTTTGAGTTAGCAGCACAAGGCGCAGCAACTGACCGCTTATTTGTAATGGCATCAACTATGTATTTAGATGCCAACTATGAGCGCGACGCAACATTGCAAGGTAAGCGCCCTACCGATGCCCCTAAATGGTCTGCATCACTATGGACTCGTTACGAATTAAACGACGTAATTGCATTAAACGCAGGTGCATTTTACGAAGGCGAACGCTTTGCCGACAATGCCAATACCGTTACTAAAGATGCCTATACCCGCGTAGATGTGGGTGCAACGTATAAAATAAACTTAAACAATACCGACGTTAACTTACGCCTCAATATTGAAAACTTATTTGATACTAACTACCTAGCAGGTGGTGGCTTAAATAATGTAACCATAGGCGAAGGAGCGAGCGTACGCTTAGCAGCACAATTTAGCTTTTAA
- a CDS encoding MliC family protein, with protein sequence MKALLIIALSVLGLSACNEPTINTRYLCNQKEATLSVINEQTAALTLNSNTYQLSREKSASGNKYINKSVLFWSKDSEAMLIIEGIKYHCLQQ encoded by the coding sequence ATGAAAGCGCTGCTGATAATCGCATTAAGTGTATTAGGCTTATCTGCTTGTAATGAGCCCACAATTAATACTCGCTACCTGTGTAATCAAAAAGAAGCCACGCTTAGTGTTATCAATGAGCAAACAGCAGCACTAACACTTAATAGTAATACTTATCAGCTTAGCCGAGAAAAAAGTGCCTCTGGTAATAAATACATAAATAAAAGTGTGTTGTTTTGGAGTAAAGATAGTGAAGCCATGCTTATTATTGAAGGGATAAAATACCACTGCCTACAACAGTAG
- a CDS encoding DUF808 domain-containing protein encodes MAGTNLLTLLDDITVLLDDIATMSKVATKKTAGVLGDDLALNAQQVTGVAAERELPVVWAVAKGSFLNKAILVPTALLISVWLPWLITPLLMLGGLFLCFEGAEKVFAKFLPHDDKSESEGDKLDLVEYEKQKVKGAIRTDFILSAEIIVITLGTVAAATLINQALVLCVIAIIMTIGVYGLVAGIVKLDDAGLYLLNQSKQSANKFKEILGKGLLAAAPRLMQFLAFAGTVAMFLVGGGILVHGIKALHHIQIAVTNYGQTIVGTTGEVLAPLIFDGLLGVIAGLVVVLGHLAYLKIFKK; translated from the coding sequence ATGGCAGGTACTAATCTTTTAACCTTATTAGACGACATTACTGTGCTGCTAGATGACATTGCAACTATGAGTAAAGTTGCTACGAAAAAAACAGCGGGTGTATTAGGTGATGACTTAGCGCTTAATGCTCAACAAGTTACCGGTGTAGCTGCAGAGCGCGAGCTACCTGTGGTGTGGGCGGTAGCAAAAGGATCGTTTTTAAATAAAGCAATATTAGTACCTACTGCATTATTAATAAGTGTGTGGTTACCTTGGTTAATTACGCCATTATTAATGCTAGGTGGATTATTTTTATGTTTTGAAGGCGCAGAAAAAGTATTTGCCAAGTTTTTGCCTCATGATGATAAAAGCGAAAGTGAGGGCGACAAATTAGACCTAGTAGAATACGAGAAGCAAAAAGTTAAAGGCGCGATTAGAACCGACTTTATACTTTCTGCAGAGATAATAGTAATTACGCTTGGTACAGTTGCAGCTGCTACATTAATAAATCAGGCATTGGTATTGTGTGTTATTGCCATAATTATGACCATTGGCGTTTATGGCTTAGTTGCAGGAATTGTGAAGCTTGATGATGCAGGGCTATATTTACTTAATCAATCTAAGCAATCGGCTAATAAATTTAAAGAAATACTAGGCAAAGGGTTGTTAGCGGCAGCACCACGGCTTATGCAGTTTTTGGCATTTGCGGGTACAGTTGCAATGTTTTTAGTTGGCGGCGGCATTTTAGTGCATGGCATTAAAGCTTTGCATCATATTCAAATAGCGGTAACCAATTATGGGCAAACAATTGTAGGTACTACCGGTGAAGTGCTAGCACCACTTATATTTGATGGCTTATTGGGTGTGATAGCTGGCTTAGTTGTTGTGCTTGGGCATTTAGCTTATTTAAAAATATTCAAAAAATAG
- a CDS encoding CBS domain-containing protein, whose amino-acid sequence MLNTKVKDFMQHKLPNITPDTEMTTAIAELQKFKLLGAPVFDSNKFLVGFISEQELLKPLMQSSYFCDGVVKVSQLMQTEVVTVNGDTNIIELAEQMRPGKPKNYPVVDGEKVIGMISRADILKALYDNYLACQTH is encoded by the coding sequence ATGCTCAATACAAAAGTAAAAGACTTTATGCAACACAAGTTGCCAAACATTACCCCAGATACCGAAATGACCACTGCCATTGCAGAGCTGCAAAAATTTAAATTACTTGGCGCCCCAGTATTCGATAGCAATAAGTTTTTAGTTGGCTTTATCTCTGAGCAAGAGCTGCTTAAACCACTCATGCAAAGCAGTTATTTTTGTGATGGGGTGGTGAAAGTATCGCAACTAATGCAAACAGAAGTAGTGACTGTAAATGGCGACACCAACATTATTGAACTTGCTGAGCAAATGAGACCCGGTAAACCGAAAAATTACCCTGTGGTTGACGGAGAAAAAGTAATAGGAATGATCAGCAGAGCCGATATTCTCAAAGCCCTTTACGATAACTACCTAGCTTGTCAAACACACTAA
- the add gene encoding adenosine deaminase yields the protein MINRKLPLLDIHRHLDGNVRAQTILELGRQFNITLPADNVAALIPHVQVIDPEPNLMAFLQKLDWGVTVLGDYDACRRIAIENIEDAQAQGLDYVELRFSPYYMAQSQGLHPQGVVEAVIDGIKSATKGANVKANLIGILSRTYGVKVCQQELDALLAFKDDLVAVDLAGDEIGFPGELFVEHFKQVRDAYLAATIHAGEALGAPSIWQAINELGASRIGHGVKAIEDIELMNYLRDKRIGIESCLTSNIQTSTVNDLAQHPLKQFLDHGILACINTDDPAVEGIEIEHEYLVAAPQAGLSQADIEKAQANALEIAYLSYSDKKALLTMASAR from the coding sequence ATGATCAATAGAAAACTACCTTTGCTAGATATTCATCGCCATTTAGATGGTAATGTACGAGCGCAAACCATATTAGAACTTGGTCGTCAGTTTAATATAACTTTGCCTGCTGATAACGTTGCAGCACTTATTCCTCATGTACAAGTCATTGATCCTGAGCCAAACCTGATGGCATTTTTACAAAAATTAGATTGGGGTGTAACAGTATTAGGTGACTACGATGCTTGTAGACGTATAGCGATTGAAAATATTGAAGATGCACAAGCCCAAGGGCTCGATTATGTTGAGCTGCGCTTTAGTCCTTACTACATGGCACAAAGTCAAGGCTTACACCCTCAAGGTGTGGTTGAAGCGGTAATTGATGGCATTAAGTCGGCAACTAAAGGTGCTAATGTAAAAGCTAATTTAATTGGTATTTTATCACGCACTTATGGCGTAAAAGTTTGCCAACAAGAGCTTGATGCCTTACTCGCTTTTAAAGATGATTTAGTGGCTGTCGATTTAGCCGGTGATGAAATTGGTTTTCCGGGTGAGTTATTTGTAGAACACTTTAAGCAAGTACGCGACGCATACTTAGCTGCAACAATTCATGCTGGTGAGGCACTAGGTGCGCCAAGCATTTGGCAAGCAATTAACGAGCTAGGTGCGAGCCGTATAGGCCATGGTGTTAAAGCAATTGAAGATATTGAACTTATGAACTATCTGCGCGATAAGCGTATTGGTATTGAGTCGTGCTTAACCAGTAATATACAAACCAGTACCGTAAATGATTTAGCTCAGCATCCGCTAAAACAGTTTTTAGATCATGGTATTTTGGCCTGTATTAATACCGATGACCCTGCGGTTGAAGGTATTGAAATTGAACACGAATATTTAGTGGCAGCGCCACAAGCTGGTTTATCACAAGCCGATATAGAAAAAGCGCAAGCTAATGCGCTTGAAATTGCCTACTTAAGTTACAGCGATAAAAAAGCACTGCTAACAATGGCAAGTGCGCGCTAA
- a CDS encoding CHASE domain-containing protein — protein MKGLFKLSFSLACAYFITGYFSNLLLAIDGFAVASWPPAGIAVASFLLWGRKSFLGIIVGALLTSLIHLDNVVDILNWQVFFQAAAIAIAVVFQAWLGAQIIIKVIKAPLDLSSLKHSVQSLIIAGPVCCIIGASVGTSLLVFNNIIAQHAALDSFIAWWIGDSIGVLIFTPLMLAAFNYSVMRYRLQVILPSLLIYILISVSFYGAASVKKEKNIQKQEIKTLAVQDSIAHKLDEITAHLALLATFFSSSEDVSFKEFRQFTAKQLSYSEEILAFEWVPYVPKSALLEYQQMTQLADVDHFFVKEKSPTNQWQAVAERDVYYPIRYAYPLKGNEDAIGFDLASNGFMQEALNKSKVLNEMVISQPVKLVQNQAELGVLFLHPVFGSIETEDDFKGFAVAVVSLKKLSQSLLFDHENLVTASFLDINNTNNTQAIYIANNESMELLKSYQLLIGKRMWQVELHEPLVTTSWLIYWLAQIVGMLFVWLLVAFLISVTGTNIQIREQVAKQTRTLRQEKQKADEASQIKSQFLANMSHEVRTPINGIKGLHYLALQQNDWQQARTYIEQADGALGVLLRVLNDLLDFSKMEAGKLDLMQEPVDIGRLAEEIINLIQFEVNVKSLEIKLDYDKNTDLVINTDAIRLKQVLLNLLNNAVKFTAQGSITLKIWQSKTMTYLSVSDTGIGISKEAQKKLFRPFAQADNSTSRQYGGTGLGLSICKKLVELMGGAIDLKSTAGQGSTFTFSLPLNSPLPKVEKSEQSFSDVDIENVSFANFTLLLVEDNPLNQHVATAILKTKGCVADIANDGFAAIEMLTEKSYDIVLMDIQMPKMDGLQATKVIRNELGLLDLPIIGLSANAHDDDVKKALACGMNSYITKPIDANILFKALWHYLAAIEK, from the coding sequence ATGAAAGGTTTGTTTAAATTGTCTTTTAGCTTAGCTTGCGCTTACTTTATTACAGGCTACTTTAGTAATTTATTGCTTGCTATAGATGGTTTTGCTGTGGCTTCTTGGCCTCCTGCGGGCATAGCTGTAGCAAGCTTTTTGTTATGGGGCCGCAAATCTTTTTTAGGTATTATTGTTGGTGCATTACTTACTAGCTTAATTCACCTTGATAATGTTGTTGATATACTAAACTGGCAAGTTTTTTTCCAAGCCGCTGCAATTGCTATCGCTGTTGTTTTTCAAGCATGGCTTGGCGCGCAAATAATAATTAAAGTTATTAAAGCCCCCCTCGATTTATCGTCACTAAAACACAGTGTACAAAGCTTAATTATAGCCGGCCCTGTATGTTGTATTATTGGCGCTAGTGTAGGCACCAGCTTACTTGTTTTTAATAATATAATTGCACAACATGCCGCGCTAGATAGTTTTATTGCGTGGTGGATTGGCGACAGTATTGGGGTGCTCATTTTTACGCCATTGATGCTGGCTGCATTTAATTACTCAGTGATGCGATACCGGCTACAAGTTATCCTGCCTTCTTTACTTATTTACATTCTTATTAGTGTGAGCTTTTATGGCGCTGCCAGTGTTAAAAAAGAAAAAAACATTCAAAAACAAGAGATAAAAACATTAGCCGTACAAGATTCAATTGCTCATAAATTAGATGAAATAACCGCACACTTGGCATTACTGGCTACTTTTTTTTCGAGCAGTGAAGATGTGAGCTTTAAAGAGTTTCGGCAATTTACGGCAAAACAGTTGAGCTATAGCGAAGAAATATTGGCGTTTGAATGGGTACCGTATGTTCCTAAAAGTGCGCTGTTAGAATATCAACAAATGACGCAACTAGCCGATGTTGATCATTTTTTTGTAAAAGAAAAGTCACCAACCAACCAATGGCAAGCCGTTGCTGAGCGAGATGTATATTACCCAATTAGGTATGCATACCCATTAAAAGGCAATGAAGATGCTATTGGCTTTGATTTAGCGTCAAACGGCTTTATGCAAGAGGCATTAAATAAGTCAAAAGTGCTCAACGAAATGGTCATTAGCCAACCGGTTAAGTTGGTGCAAAATCAGGCTGAGTTAGGGGTGCTATTTTTACATCCCGTATTTGGAAGTATAGAGACTGAAGATGACTTTAAAGGTTTTGCAGTTGCGGTAGTGAGCTTAAAAAAGCTATCGCAGTCGTTACTTTTTGATCATGAAAACTTAGTTACAGCAAGCTTTTTAGACATTAACAATACCAATAATACCCAAGCTATTTATATTGCCAACAACGAGTCAATGGAATTGTTAAAGTCCTACCAGCTACTCATTGGTAAACGTATGTGGCAGGTTGAGTTGCACGAGCCCTTAGTTACAACCTCCTGGCTAATATATTGGTTGGCACAAATAGTGGGGATGCTGTTTGTGTGGTTACTGGTAGCATTTTTAATTTCTGTTACAGGCACAAATATTCAAATACGCGAGCAAGTTGCTAAGCAAACGCGCACATTACGCCAAGAAAAGCAAAAAGCTGATGAAGCGAGCCAAATAAAAAGTCAGTTTTTAGCGAATATGAGCCACGAAGTGCGCACGCCAATTAATGGTATTAAAGGCTTACACTACTTAGCGTTACAACAAAATGATTGGCAGCAAGCCCGTACTTACATAGAGCAAGCTGATGGTGCGTTAGGGGTGTTACTTAGAGTATTAAATGACTTGCTCGATTTTTCTAAAATGGAGGCAGGTAAACTTGATTTAATGCAAGAACCCGTAGATATAGGGCGCTTGGCCGAAGAGATAATTAACTTAATACAATTTGAAGTAAATGTTAAGTCGTTAGAAATAAAGCTAGATTACGATAAAAACACAGACTTGGTGATTAACACCGATGCTATTCGTTTAAAGCAGGTGTTACTAAATTTACTCAATAATGCGGTTAAATTTACTGCTCAAGGGAGTATTACACTGAAAATTTGGCAATCAAAAACCATGACCTATTTAAGTGTAAGCGATACAGGTATTGGTATTAGTAAAGAGGCACAAAAGAAATTATTTAGGCCTTTTGCTCAAGCAGATAACTCTACGTCACGCCAATATGGCGGTACAGGGTTGGGCCTCAGTATTTGTAAAAAGCTAGTTGAGCTTATGGGTGGAGCTATAGATTTAAAAAGTACTGCAGGGCAAGGTTCAACATTTACCTTTAGTTTACCGCTTAACTCCCCTTTACCTAAAGTAGAGAAAAGTGAGCAAAGCTTTAGTGACGTGGATATAGAAAACGTATCATTTGCGAACTTCACATTACTTTTGGTTGAGGATAACCCGTTAAACCAACATGTAGCCACTGCCATTTTAAAAACCAAAGGGTGTGTTGCTGATATTGCTAATGATGGCTTTGCCGCAATTGAAATGTTAACTGAAAAAAGTTATGACATTGTTCTGATGGACATTCAAATGCCCAAAATGGACGGCTTACAAGCAACCAAGGTAATACGTAATGAGCTAGGCTTATTAGATTTACCTATTATAGGTTTATCGGCTAATGCGCATGATGACGATGTTAAAAAAGCGCTTGCCTGTGGAATGAATAGCTATATAACAAAACCAATAGATGCGAATATTTTGTTTAAAGCTCTTTGGCATTATTTAGCGGCGATAGAAAAATAA